Sequence from the Myotis daubentonii chromosome 20, mMyoDau2.1, whole genome shotgun sequence genome:
CCCCTAAGCTACATCAATGAAAAATCAAGTCAATATTAGCAAACCTAAAAACTGATAAGGACCATACATACGAAAAAGTAATTTCACAATAAAACATCAACCACCCACACTAATTATTGggaaaagaaacacataaaatGCATTTGCTCTGTAAGAAGTAATGGCAACACTATCATAGATCAAAAGCATTCAAAttatgtgagagaaagagagatacacattttaaatgatttgtaAGTAGGATTTTAATTACAAAAAGACTGCAATAAAACTAAGTAAAGTTCCCTAAATCTGCTCCATATAACTGCGTCCTTCTTACCTTTTCTAATTCTTGGCTATTAATCTCGTGGAGCCAGCTGAGGTGCTCATGTGCTTGCAGGAAATCTGCCAACTGTCCGTGCTGGGCAACGGGCTGAGAGAGCAGCTTgccccttttccctttctccaggTACCAGCGGAAGAGAAAGTCTGAAAAATTCTACAAACAACAAAGCCAAGAACCCAGTAATGTTTAGTAaccattttaaaacatatgtttctgataataaaatattaaatttctccCTAAGGTCTGAGACTCCCGAATAGAAATCTTATTTTAACTCGAATTTCCTGTATGATAGGTCCTCAAAAAGAACCTCATTGAATCACCACATCGGACAAATGAGGACATTCAGACTCAGAAAAATCTTCTTCCTCAAACAGAATCatctactggctgcctcctgcacgccccctactggggatcaagcccgcaacctgggcgtgtgccctgacctggaattgaaccgtgacctcctggtccataggttgatcctcaatcactgagccacaccggccgggcaatgGGAATTTTTCTGAAAACAGGAAGCATGATTTCCAGCAAGGTGAACAAGGCCTGAGGTGTGTGGGAATGTGGGCTCTCTCAAAGCATCATCCCATGCTTCCCCCAATTTCCATTCAAAGTTTTAAAGCTCCACCAATATTAATACACCTAAGGAAACCTTTCAGGAATACTTCTATGTAAAGAACAGTCTACCCGTTTACAGAGAAACGCAATACATACATTAGTATCCAAGCTAACCACGAAAAGATGGTGTCATGTTCCAAACCCCAGGTGAGACAGGAAATGGTGAAACCTTCACACAGCAGCCACTGCCCAGTCCCAGCGTGTTACCTGGTCAGCAAACTGGGTCATGTAGCGCTGGAGTCTGGTCTGGTTGTCCGTCTGCTCACACATTTGCACTAAGATATCAAAGTCACAGTATTTCTCTGCTAACGAAGCAGCCCACGCGTGCTGGCCTAGAGTGACTGCGGAAGGAAGACCAGATGGAAACAAAGCTTGTTAGTGAAAACTTAAGATGTAACCCTGATCCGTATTACATCCTAAAAACAACGAATGGGACAGAAACCTTTCCAAACTGACATTTGGTTTCGGAATCTATATAAAATCATtaaagagcccagccagagcggctcagtggctgagtgttgacctatgaaccaggaggtcatggttcaattcctggcagggcacatgcccgggttgcgggctctatccccaacctggggcgtgcaggaggcagccaatcaatgattctctctcatccctgctgtttctctctctctctctcccttcctccctgaaatcagtaaaaatatatttaaaaaataaataagtaaaataaaatcattaaagatGCCAATTCAGTCCCTGGCTACCTCAATGGGTGCCATTCCCTTTCTTCACGTACGAGGAAAACAGCGGCTCCCCCCCCGTCCTCATGAAACAGGGCTGAGTAAAGGACACAGAAGGCTGCCCCTCTTTCCCACCGTCGGATTGATGCTCTTACACTGAGTACACGGCATATGACCGGACGCCTGCATCTGCTCTGCGAATCCCAAGGCCCACAGCCCGAGCTGACGACCAGGCACTTACGCAGCGGAGACAAGAGGTCTGACCTCTTCTGTACGTATTCAGTCTCCAGGTTGTTAAATCTTTCCTGATCCCTGGATCTGTCCAGAGACTTGAGCTGACAAGTATAACCATCGAGGAAGCAGTCGATCAGTGCGATCAGCTGCTCGGTGAGAATGTTCCGGAGGTTGCTGTCTGCCTGCGGATAAACCCTTTTCAGGATGATCTCATGTTGGTGCATTATTGCTGTTCGCACGCCGGCAGGGCCGCTGGTTGCTGTGAAATCACACAAAATAAGATGGTAAGTGAGGGCTGCACAGTGCCTCGGGGAGAGACCACCTGCCTGAGCATCCTAGTGCTTCCCACCGCTGGGCAAGAACGGACAGGAGCTCAGCACCCCTCTCGCTGTCCGGCTCAAACCCATCTTCTCTATGAAGACTTCCTCAGCAAAGCCAGGTCAGCATggccctccctccatccatccctccctcccttccttctaaaTTCGTTTCATGCTACTCCACGTACTTTCTTCTATTGAGTCAACATAGAACAGGTCAGTTCCTCCAGGGCCAGGCCCCGCCTCTATGAGTACTTATGTGCATTAAACCCTAGTAGATGCTACTCTGCATTTCACTGCCAACCCTGCACCGGGGGAATTACTCAGCTTCCGAAGTGACGGCTCATTAGAacacattttgaggaactgctagGAGACCCGTAACCTTGGGCGCAGTGCTCGCAAGCTCACCCGTCCACGGAATATATTCAGGCTCCTTTTCCAGTGGTTCTTCTCTGCTGTACAAGGAGTTTCTGTTTTGCCGATAATGACTAGCAGCTTGCAGCATGTCCTGGAGAAAAATGAAATGCGTTACCATATGCAGAAAGCGACGAGTCCTAGTATTTCTCGAGGGAATTCGAAACATCAAAATCTACTTATATGAAAAAATCCTCAATACAAGCCTGGAGGATAACTTTTTGGTTCTTTTTGCATTTGAAATCAAACTCCATAATCTAACTCCAATTTTTGAAAACTATGGTAACCAAAGTAAAAAAACCATTATAAAGTACATGGACTAAAATTAAATGCAAGTTTTAATCAATAAGTAGTGAGCTTCTGAGTAGCTAAAAAACAGACTTATTTAGACAGTTACATGAATAATACATTTGCAATGATATATATATCCTTTTCCAAAGAGAGGTTTATCCCACTAAATAGAACCCAGGATTACGGAAACTTAACATGCacatgcaaatatcaaaacagcTGTTAACTGATTGATGAAATGACTGATAATTTTCTAACTTTCCAGAATTAACAAGTGGCAAAGCTCTTATAAATGACTAGTGATACAGAATAGGAAAAAACCATTTTCTCCTCTATCCACATCTGGGCTTTGAGTTGCTGAAAACTTCATCATATTTTGGTACCTTGAGAATATTGTTCACACTGATCACCACCTCAGCCCATTCAACTGATTCCAAAGACATCTCGTTTAAGACTTGCTCCTCGTGTTCCAGCAAACACTCACAGATCGTATCTACCTGCGACACCTGCGGGAGGAGAGAGACGTCAGCCATGGGCCACAATCACAGCCACCTAGAATCCACTCAACGGGCTACGCCTTCAGCTCATTAGTCAGAAAAGAACAAGTAACGGTGAAAATAATTGTGTAAATGAAGAAAAGTTCAAATCCCCTAACTTTGAAAAATTAGAGTGCCCAAATAATTGAGTCTTATAGGTAAGCGAATTCTGGACTGTTATCAGGTAGATTTTAAACTTAAATAGCAAATATAGGCAGCCCTTCATAGCTATCTGCAGGATCCAAAATATCTGGGGGGAAATGGGACATTGTCACTGACTTGCACTATGTATTAGGCATACCAGGGCTGCATCTGCACTGAGCATGTGCAGACGTTGTTTTTTGTCATTTGAAGTGGATTAACcggtgcggggcgtgcaggaggcagccaatgaatgattctctgtcatcactgatggttctctctctctctccctctcctctctgaaatcaataaaaatgtattttaaaatgtggattaAAACATTTAGCAAGGATAGGGAGGGCTTCTTAGTTCAGCGAGCACCGGAAAGCCATCCATCAGTGgtactttttgaataatttacCCAGAAAGTAGGAAGTCCAACTTAAAATTTCAACGAGCTCTTTGTCCCCCATCGCCCCCCTGCGTGGGCACCATCCGTGTGCAAGCAGCCCAGCTCGATGCAGCCACGAAGGGAAGCGCTCGCGCGTCTCACCTCCCTGAAGAAGACGTCTGCGGGGGTCAGGCTGGCTGGGACGTCGCAGTCCCGCTTGTGCAGAGCGAGCAGGATGGCCGTGTTCACGAGCTCAGGCAGCCGCGAGTGGTGGTTCTTGAGGACGATGGCGGCCGACAGCTTCTCCGCGTGCTCACAGAGCAGCCGCCGCGTCGCCATGGGCACCCCTCTCACTGGGGAAGTGCGCAGGCGCCCAAACAGGCCCACcttgcagagagagagacacacgtTCTTGGAACGCATTTACAGGAACACAAAGAATGCAGTCACATTCCCACCCAAGCACGGGGGGTGCAGAGCCACCGCCTTAGCGCTCCCCACAAAGTCCCGCCGCTGCCTCTCCTGGCTACTTCCAACACCCATgcacgcgcacgcacacgcacacacacatgcacacacacacacgcacagctaGCACCTGGAAGAAATACAGACATTCCAGTTCTAAGCTTAGGGTTACTCCTGAGTTTCTGTCCACTGTTGTCTCTAGATAGCTTATTTCTCAAATGATTGCTTCTGGTTATCAAAATGATAAAGTCGTTCTTTCCTATCTGCATCCATGAACTCCCCTGGATTCCATACTCCGTGGGCTATTTACTTAGCAGTTTCCATCTTCAACAACCGATTTCCAGAACCCCAAAGCcagtgagtgtgtgcgtgtggggggcagtgggggtaCAAGCGGGAGGGTCTTTAATCCTTTGCGCTCCAACTTCTGGTTTGCCTGGTGCCCATTTCTGGGATGTTACTAGGGTCTAGAGTTTTTCTAACTTCCTATTTGCTAAATCATTACAATAACCTGAACTACCAAAAGCCAAGAGACAGACATAAACACTAAACGTCTTCCGCATTTTAAGCGTAACCCGCATCATGAATAAACGACCTGGttctatacatttttatatgcTGTGAACAGGGAGCTACCGCACTGAACAGCAGAGAGAATGTTCTGGCCCCCACAGGAAGGCCTAGCAGGCATCAGGGACTAGAATCTTTTTAACACGAAGGCTTCCTGATTTgggaaaaaacaagcaaaaatgagACTAGCTTCACTCATTGGGACATAGGCGTGGGAGCCACTATGATGGCAAAACTGGGTTGTTTTGTGTAACAATTCTAAtagcaaaaatgttttttaattttactttaggCTCCATATAAATGGCACTATCCCTTTAAAAAGCACTGTAAATGAGAATCTGACTCTCAGGGCACTTCGAAATTAAAAATCCTCAGCTAAAACTCTTGTTGTTACCGCCTTATTCCTCTCCACTGTCTTTCTAATAATACAACATCAACTCAGGGAAATGTAAGCTTGACGTGAAAGCACAGGGGAAATCTGAATGAAAGGCAGGCTATCCTAGGAAAAGCTGAAACAACACTTCTGCGGGAACACACGATTTTTGtgctttttatcttattttcaatGCAACTTTTATACTTGGAGTAATAGGTCTACACACAGCCCTGGACTGATTTACTTTTAAgttggaaaaaagagagagaaaatgcaaaaCCCAAAGGGACACCTCCCCGCTGCCCTGGGGGAGTCGACGGCGGGACGGCAGAGCAGTGTCCgggccctgctcccagcggcgGACGCTCACCTGGTGAACGAAGTCCATGAGGAAAGCGTGGGCCTTCATCTTGTCCTCCAGCTGGTGCAGGATGATCAGCGATGTGTTGCTAAACCCAGGAGCTTCTGTTGAAACACAGCAACGAAACTTAAAACACAGAACATACCGGCTTTATCGTAATTACTGAGATGAgaataaaaagttaagaaaaatccATACAAAAGGAAAAAACCAACTTTTCAATGCCATtatttataatactagaggcccagtgcatgaatttgtgcatgggtgggggccccgCCCCCATTGGGGGGGGGTGTGTTGGAGGCAGGGCGGGGTGAGGAGAGGGGCCTCCggcagttggccggccagccacaccccctggttgaactcccagtcaaggggccATTTTGCATTTTCGCTTTTTATTACACAGGATTACCCAAGAGTTTAGAAAACTTAGGGAAAAATTTTGGAGTTTGCTACCACTCACACTGTATTTAAAACATAGAAGATGTTACTACTAGTTTAATCATTTGTTTTGTATCAGTCTAAGCTGGCCAGCTCAGAAGAAACTGTGAAGGAAAGAAGGTGAACACTTAAGTTTTCTTCCTAAGTCTCTGGAGGCTTGGCAAGCTTGCTAAGCAGGAACTTAGGGAGAGAAAGGGGTGTCTGAGACAGTCCCTAGGTACTGGGAACCCTAAGTGCCCAGGCTGTGGTGGAGGTGTCAGAGGGACAGCCCCGCGGCAGGCAGACACGTGGTGTGCACACTCCACATGCTGGGATATGCTCACTGCAGCGCTTAGGGAAATGTACAGCTTCTACAGCCACGCACAGCGATTACGCCCAAATCATCACTTACTCTGGATGCTAGCAAGTGCCATCTGCTGCCTATGACACCAGTTtcctttcagaaataaaatgtcGAGCAGATAAGTAGGGCTCAACAGTCTGTGGCTAAACAAGCAGATCTGCCCCATCGTCCCCTGTTTCTATTCTATCATGTGGATCTGTTTGGAGCCCTTCTCACAATCGACTACAAGGAAAGTCACGACCTTTCATTAAACTGTTTCATTAACTACACTTAAACAACAGAGCCAGATGTTCCTCCCAGAACAGACCATCCCACATGCTAACTCCAGGAAGTGCTCACCCTCAGGGACGGACTCGGCCCAGCGCGGGTCCGAGGCGGGGTAGTCGTCCACCAGGTCCATGCTGATCTGGGCCACAGCTCTGTCCAGTTCACTGTCGGAGTCCAGATCCGCGTGGGAGGAAAACAGCTCATCGACCATCATCTGAGCGTGACCCAAATCTTTTCTAAAATGGAATCGGGAAACCAAAGCATGAAAGGAGGCAGAGCATGTTCAATAGCCACCGCGAGAAAGTTAATTGTGAAGTTAAAGTCCCATATTCTAGCCCAAAGGTAATGACTCAGAATGACATTCAGTTAAATGCATTCAGGAATTCAGCGAGTATACGCTGAATGCTTAGAATATGCCAGGCGCTGGAGACAGAATGACAGGACGTTGAAGAACAGCCCACGACTTGTCATGAGGAATCAGCCGATTAGACAGAAAGCTACGCATACACGATGACTGGGGAAGAGCAGTGGGGACCAGCACCACCGGAGGGGCGGGGCAGACCTGCTTTTCAGGAAGTGGAGAGGGTGttacatccccccccccaccccccgcgtaGCTGGGACCCTCCCGTGACGACCACATTCAGAGTAACAGTTGTGAAAGTGTCAAGTTCAAAAAGCATTTTCTCCCAACCCGCTCGGTCATCAAATAAGGAGCATGTCAGTAAACTGTGTCCTCAGACTTAAAATGAGCCATAATTTAAAACCCGGTTATACCTGCAGTACTGCAGAAAAGCGGCTTTTAGCAATCTGGTTTTATCCTCCTGGGCTATGGTCTCATTCTTTGCAGAGGTCTCAAAAACCATACTCTGTAAAATAACAAACGATAGTTTAGAAGTGAAGGTatcagaatattctttttttaaaaatatatttttgttgacatccaagaggaagagatagaaacattaatgatgagagaaaatagctgatgggctgcctcctgcacgccccacactggggaatcgagcctgcaacccgggcctgtgcccagaccgggaattgaaccgtcacctcctggttcataggttgatgctcaaccaccgagccatgccgaCCCGGCAGAATATTCCTAATTACTGGACTAAAAACTGGGCCCACCTATGACAGCAATCACAGGTACACCATActctctataccagtggttggcaaaccgaaactcgcgagccacatgcggctcttaggccccttgagtgtggctcttccacaaaataccatgtgcgagcgcgcacgtacagtgcgattgaaacttcgtggcgcatgcacagaagtcggtattttgtggaagagccacactcaaggcgccaaagagccgcatgtggctcgcgagccgcagtttgccaagccaaagtttgcctaccactgctctataccaatgatttctataataataaaagcataacatgctaattagattagacagccgaacaaccttccaggcGTCCTTCCAGAAgactttctggatgaagccgtggctgcgagggccgagccccttgcacgaattttgtgcttcgggcctctagtcctcatTAATAGGAAGTCAACAGATGTCTAAAATCGGTGAATTAGGAGAGAGCAATATATGGTTATTACTTAGAAACATAGAAAAATACCAGAAGAAACAGCAAAAAGGACTTAAAAGTGGCTGCTCTGGCAGAGAGGACCAAGGGGATGAGAGAGATAAAAGAACGAATGTTTTCATCATAATGCTTTTAAAACTacctgacttttaaaaacatttgtggaAACAGCCAGATCAAAATGTAAAAGCAATATAGAACCACATACCTCATTGCTGGGCCCAGCGACTGAAGATGCTAAAGATTCTTCAAGGTCCTCTGCTAATACGGACACGTTTTCCCTGGAAGTAACAGACACCAGGCCACTGTTTCTAGAAAAAAGGATCGGGACACCACCACAGGAACCGGCTCCTAAAATACTGTCCCCTGGAAGACAGCAAACACACCATCAGTCACACGAACAGATGCTTCCTAAAATCGCCCCCCTCGGCAGAAACTCAGCTGACGCACGAGGACTCGCCCTTGGCCTTGACAGTATCGCTCCTGCTGGGAACGCAGTTCTTTAGCCCAGGCCCAAGGTCAAGAACCTGTTGCTGTCTGAAGTAGCAGCCTGTGCCCTCAGCTTCGGGACAATTAACACTAGCCTCGCAAGacagcagcaggcagagggagcaaaACAATCAAATGACTCGTCCTGCAAAATTCAAAGTATCAGCTTTTGAACTCGGATGGGGTCCTTTTGCTCTCTTCCTCCTGACTCACTGAGGAAGCGAGTTGGGGGAGGTCTAAGCTTGCTCAGGGCCTTCCTTAATGCCATCTTACCCACCCACCCAGTCAAGTCTCGTGCTGGGGCCAGAAAATCGAGGTTTCATCCGTTGCCTCACTGGGATTCCGCCCTCTGCCCAACCCCTTTAGATAAATATCCTGATTTAACCATCTGCTTGGCTTTCTTTCACCCCCCAGATGGCTAattccccctcccccgcaccccctcccccatgagtCTTCTCATCCAGGGGTCTGGATACACTTACTTAAAGAACAACTCAGAATGAGTCGCTCTCACTAACTAGGGATAAGCAATtgcctctgagcttcagttcttTCCTTCTTGGCCTCTTCTGGAGaaaatgttactattttttttgttCATAAACATGACAGCCTGGGATTTCTACCCCCTTTCGGTTTTTCAGTAGGGCTGTGACTTCAGCTACCATAGGTGTGTGGTACTGAAGGTCTCAGCAACCCTGGAGGTATCGAGCTTGCAGAAACACTTATGGAAGAAGAGTAAAGACACAAGAACGACTAACGGGTTCCCCGATCTCGCTAATTGCTCTGTACCTTGGGTGTTGAAGACGATCTTCTCCTGGGGAGGAGAGAACTTGCCGGTGCCGGTGGAGCACACGAAGACGGCGCTCTCGCTGTACAGGTAGGTGGTCTGGTTGCAGAAGTCAGGGACCATCAACCGACACATGGCCGACTCTTCAGActgaaaattaaattcaaaatcacATTTCCTGAGAACTGACACATGAAAGCTTGTCTGTATGATTTCCTAATTCCCAGTTTGGTACAACAGATTATGGCTtattgaaataaaagaacaaattagaTTTCCTTACAGTATTCAGTTTAACAAGTCATATTAAGAAAAAGGATTCAGCAGAATTAGTACTATAGGAGGTTAAATGAAATGAACTTACAGTTGTTAAGGCTTTCCCTCATGAACATCATAGTTACTAAACAATATGTCCAATTGCTATTAAGAAGCTTAACACTGGAGATCTCTTCACCCTTTTAATAATTTACGTGAGCTTTGAGTGCATGCCTACAAATATAACCCTACTTGGAGCGAAAGGGAGTTTTTCTGTAATGTACAGGGCTCAAAACCAAACCCAATGTCTACCCAGTTTCTTCCTTATTGTTCACTTGGTGGTTCACCATCAATATTCTTTCTACTCGACAATATAGACATGAGGATCTCTTCACAGAGCTAGGTGAGCAGCAGCAAACTGCTTGCTGTCGGCTGCTTCGACTCCATTTCTCTTTAGCTGAGCCTGAGCACAGGAACAAGTCTGAGATGGCAAGTAAAATGCAATATCTGAAACGGAGCTATTTTaaaatacacccccccccccaataaataaaataaaatatacccaaGCCCTGCAGATGAATCTCTCAAGAATTTGACCCCGAAATGGTTAGGGGAAGAAAACTCAGCATGCGGTCATCACTCTGGGATTTAACTTAGATAAGATCTTACCTGAAAAGGTGGGTTATACTGAGTGACCTCTACTGTGACTGCATCTGA
This genomic interval carries:
- the NUP133 gene encoding nuclear pore complex protein Nup133 isoform X3 gives rise to the protein MAATREGSVRYWPSLAREDAYTETCVDSGGDKTYNFLAAVQGGSFILAASGSQLTRLTPENLGKIHQRALPQGHGVLSGIGRKVSSLLGILSPSSDLILSSVLWDSNRSSFYSLTSANISKWELDESSEKQVHSWDLNRALKENITDAIWGSESNYEVIKEGVNVRYLDLKQNCDGLLVLAAAWHPADSPCLVYYSLVTVEDNGYQMSDAVTVEVTQYNPPFQSEESAMCRLMVPDFCNQTTYLYSESAVFVCSTGTGKFSPPQEKIVFNTQGDSILGAGSCGGVPILFSRNSGLVSVTSRENVSVLAEDLEESLASSVAGPSNESMVFETSAKNETIAQEDKTRLLKAAFLQYCRKDLGHAQMMVDELFSSHADLDSDSELDRAVAQISMDLVDDYPASDPRWAESVPEEAPGFSNTSLIILHQLEDKMKAHAFLMDFVHQVGLFGRLRTSPVRGVPMATRRLLCEHAEKLSAAIVLKNHHSRLPELVNTAILLALHKRDCDVPASLTPADVFFREVSQVDTICECLLEHEEQVLNEMSLESVEWAEVVISVNNILKDMLQAASHYRQNRNSLYSREEPLEKEPEYIPWTATSGPAGVRTAIMHQHEIILKRVYPQADSNLRNILTEQLIALIDCFLDGYTCQLKSLDRSRDQERFNNLETEYVQKRSDLLSPLLTLGQHAWAASLAEKYCDFDILVQMCEQTDNQTRLQRYMTQFADQNFSDFLFRWYLEKGKRGKLLSQPVAQHGQLADFLQAHEHLSWLHEINSQELEKAHATLLGLANMETRYFAKKKTLLGLSKLAALASDFSEDVLQEKIEEMAEQERFLLHQETLPEPLLAEKQLSLSAMPVLTAPQLISLYVCEENGRANEYDFKKALDLLEYIDEVEEININDLKLEILCKALQRDNWSSSDGKDDPIEVSKDSIFVKILQKLLKDGIQLSEYLPDVDDLLQAEQLGGLKASPYFAFVLKANYEYYVQGQG